The window TTCAGGCTCCGACGGCTGGCTCCGTGATCCTGGCTGCGGTGATGCTGAAGATGGGGACCTACGGGATCCTCCGCTATGCCTTCCCGCTCTTCCCCGATGCGCTCAAGACCTTCGCGCCTTATATCGCGGTGCTCTCGGTCATCGGCATCATCTACGGGGCTATCGTGGCCCTGGTGCAGGATGATGTGAAGAAGCTCGTGGCCTATTCCTCGGTCAGCCACCTTGGTTTCTGTGTGCTGGGCCTGGTCGCCATGACCCCCCAGGGGATCAGCGGTGCGATGTATGTGATGCTCGCCCACGGTATCGCCACCGGCGGTCTCTTCCTGTGCGTGGGCGTGCTCTACGAGCGTCGTCACTCGCGCCAGATCGCCGACTTCGGCGGGGTGGCCAGCGTGATGCCGATGTTCGCGACCTTCTTCATGGTCATCACCTTCGCCTCGGCCGGTCTGCCCGGTCTTAACGGCTTCGTCGGTGAGTTCTTGAGCATCATGGGCACCTCACAAAGCCACTTCCTGTGGTTTGAGACCCCCTTTGGTTTCATCAAGCCGGAGAACGCCGGCTCGGGCTACGGGGTCTATGAACTCTCGGCGATGACCGACGTGGCGATTGGCTCGGCGCGTCAGGCCGGTCCGGAGATCACGGCCTTTATTTTCACCATCTTCGCGACCTCCGGCGTCATCCTGGGCGCGGCCTACCTGCTGTGGATGTTCAAGCGCGTTATGTTCGGCTCTGTCGTTCACGATGAGATCCGCACGATGCCGCGCCTGAGCGCTCGCGAGATTGGCGTGCTCGTGCCGATCGTCCTGATGGCCATCTTCATGGGCGTCTTCCCCAAGTACTTCCTGAGCCGGATGGACCCCTCGATTCACCAGTTTTTGACCTACATGGACCAGAACGTCACTGAGGCGAACACTGTGGTGGTTGAGCCTCTTGACCCGACCTGGGTTCCGCAGGGTTCGATGATCGACCTGGCCAAAGAGCGTCGTAACGAGCGCTGAGCGCGCGCGCCCGGACGTTAACTCGGCGTGCCTTTCTGCGCCGTAGCTGCTGAGACGGATGTAATGACCATGCAATTGCTCTCCACATTGAACACGCTCGCGATGCTCACAC of the Lujinxingia sediminis genome contains:
- a CDS encoding complex I subunit 4 family protein gives rise to the protein MVQLTNIFGALVGNPLLAQAAAVSEGGIPWLTLTTFGPLLGILALLLIPREQVQVLRNVALLTSLGVFAVSIGILVLFDPSLPMAAGEAFTFQLTEGPYEWIPSLGVSYALGVDGFSYWLVMLTTFLMPLAIWSTYSSVHENVKEYMICLLFLEVGMIGALVATDVFLFYIFWEVMLIPMYFIIGVWGGADRVKAAATFFIYTMLGSILMLLAIMYVYFQAGVQTGTFSFLYTDILAADFSATEQFWLFAAFFLAFAIKVPLFPFHTWLPLAHVQAPTAGSVILAAVMLKMGTYGILRYAFPLFPDALKTFAPYIAVLSVIGIIYGAIVALVQDDVKKLVAYSSVSHLGFCVLGLVAMTPQGISGAMYVMLAHGIATGGLFLCVGVLYERRHSRQIADFGGVASVMPMFATFFMVITFASAGLPGLNGFVGEFLSIMGTSQSHFLWFETPFGFIKPENAGSGYGVYELSAMTDVAIGSARQAGPEITAFIFTIFATSGVILGAAYLLWMFKRVMFGSVVHDEIRTMPRLSAREIGVLVPIVLMAIFMGVFPKYFLSRMDPSIHQFLTYMDQNVTEANTVVVEPLDPTWVPQGSMIDLAKERRNER